Sequence from the Burkholderia sp. GAS332 genome:
CCGCGGTCTTTCCCGCGCATGAGGTCGAGATTGTGGAAAACTGGAACGTCGTCGGTATGCAGGGCACCGGCAGCCACGACTTACGATTGCACGACAAATTCGTCGATGCGCAATGGACGTTTGTACGCGGCGGCCAGCCCTTGATCGATGAACCGCTCTATCGCTATCCTGCCGTCGCCTATCAGGCGCAAGTGCACGCGGCCGTCAATATCGGCCTCGCGCGCGCGGCGCTCGATTTGCTGACCGGCATGTCCGGATCGACCAAAACCACGACCGGCGCGCCGCGTCTCGCGGACCGCGGTTACTACCGCTCAGGTCTGGCGAAAGCCGAGGCCAACTGGCGCAGTGCCCGCGCGTTCTTCTACGAATCCGCGGCCACCGCCTGGCAAACGATCATTGCCGGCGACCCTGTCACGCAGGAGCAGGCCAATCTGCTGCGCCTGAGCGCGACACACGCCGCGCAAATCTGCGCCGAGGTCGTCATGCAGGCTTACCATATGGCGGGCATCGCCGCGATCTATCGCGAGAACCGACTGCAGCGTCTGGTGCGGGATTCGATCGTCGTGACCCAGCACGCGTTTCTTGGCGAAGGGACTTACGACGCATCCGGCGCGCTGTTCGCCGGCGTGCCGCCGGTCACGCCTTATCCCTGATGCGCCTGATGCGCCTGATGCACCAACACTCCACCACCACGAGGCAGAGAACATGACGATCGAAGACACCAGAAGGCGTTTCCGCGACGCCATGGCGTGCCTGCCCGCCGCCGTCAACGTCATCACCACGGACGGGCCAGGCGGTCGCTGCGGCATCACCGCGAGCGCCGTGTGCTCGGTCACGGACGCGCCGCCGACGATGCTGGTCTGTATCAATCAGGCCAGCTACGTCCACGACGTCCTTCACCGCAACCGCAACGTGTGCATCAATGTGCTCGCCGCCGAGTACCAGGATCTCGCGCGCGATTTTGCCGGCATGACAGCGGGTTCGATGGACGAGCGATTCGGACGTCATGCATGGGCGAGCGGACAGGCTTCGGTGCCGGTTCTCGCGGATGCGATTGCCAGCTTGGAAGGCGAAATCGTCGACATCAAAACGGTCGGTTCGCACTCCGTGATGTTCGCGCAGATCAGGCACATTGCATTGCGATCCGATGGTGACGGGCTCATCTATTTCGGGCGGCAGTTCCATCGCCTGACACGGCCGGCAGCGGTCACGCCGAGCGCTCACGCGCATACCGGGAGCTAAGCGTGGAGGCCTGCTTGTTTCTTCTCGCCCAATGCGATGAAATCGACGACACCGGCAAAGCCCGCTCGCCTATCGACCCAGCGTGGCTCGCAGCGGTATCGCGTGACATACCAGGGCTGACGCGTTTCGTGATCCATCTGCCTGCGGGGTCATCGGATAGCGACCCGCTGTCGAAGCCCCATGCTTCGAGCCCCTGCTGCGCATTGCAATGGTATTTCGACGATCTCGGCTTGCTCGAAACCACGCTGCAAGCCAACGGCGCGGTGCAGAGGATCGTGGATCGCGCAACCCACGCCGCCGAAGTCGATCTCACGTTCGCGCAGCAAGTCATGGCAGTCCGGCCATTCGCCACACCGAGTCCAGGCAAACCCAGTCATCGCGCTGAACGATGCACCTACCTCGTCAGCTACGAAGGCGAAGCGGAAGATTTAGACGCATGGCTGACGCACTACCTCACCCATCATCCGCCGCTGATGGCGCAACTGCCCGGCGTTCGCGAGCTGGAAATCTACACGCGGCTCGATTTCCGATCCGGCCTGACCATTCCGCGCGCCACCGCCATGCAGCGTAACAAGGTCGTCTTCGACGATCGCGAAGCGCTCGCCGCGGCGCTGGCGTCGCCGATCCGTGCCCACATGAAGGCGGATTTCAACGCATTTCCGCCGTATAGCGGCCCCACCCCGCATTTCCCTATGCGCAGCATTTACGGTAATCTGAAACCGACATAAACGCCCCTCATTGCCGCGATCCGAACGTCATGACCAAGTCGCACCCCGGCATTACGGATTTGAATCTGCTGCGCGTGTTTCTGGCCATCTCCGATCTGCGCAGTCTGACCGCCGCGGGCGAGCGACTCGGCCTGACGCAACCGGCGGTCAGCCATGCGCTGCGCCGGTTGCGTGTTTTGTTCGACGACCCGCTGTTCGTTCGAACGCCCACCGGCATGGTCCCGACCAACGCCGCTTTGCGCTTGCACGGGCCCCTCACCCAGGCGTTCGGGATCATCAACGTGGCGGTCCAGCAACTCGCGAAATTCGACCCCGCCACCGCGCAACGGGTCTTCCACGTTTCCATGTCGGACATGTCGGAGTTCTACTTTCTGCCGCCGCTTCTCGCGATGCTCGACCAGAACGCGCGCGGCATCCGTATCGAGATCGCGAACGTCCCAGTCGACTCGGTAAGCGCCGCCATGCGCAGCGGCAAGATCGATCTGGCACTCGGCTACGTGCCGGGCCTCGATCCGGGTTGCGTGAGCAAGACCCTCTTCGTCGACGAACATGTCTGCGTGGTGCGGGCAGGCCACCCGCTACGCAAACAGAAGCCGACCAAGGAAGACCTCGCGGGCTTGCGCTACGTCTACGCAAGCACAAACGCAACCGGGCACAGGATGGTCGAGCAATGGCTGGAAGAACTGAATCTGCGGCGGGATATCGTCTTGCGACTGCCTCATTTTGTGGTGGCGCCCGAGATCGTTCAACATACCGATCTCGCTGTGATTTTCCCGAGGAGCATCGCGCAGCGCTTTAACCGCAACAAGGCTTTTCGCATCCTTCCCTTGCCGTTCTCCCTGCCGCCAATCGAAATTCAGGTCCATTCGCACTCGCAATTCTCGGCGGACCCGGGCATTGCATGGCTTCTCGATGTGATTTACACCCTATTCCATCAGCCGTCGGCCGGCACAGAGACGAGACGTATATGAATCTTAGGGCGTTACAGTGCTTCGTGATTCTGGCAGAGGAGCTCAATTTCAGCCGCGCCGCCGAGCGCTTGCATATCGCACAGCCCGCGCTGAGCCAGCAGATCCGTTCACTTGAAGAGCGGCTTGGCACGCAGCTGGTCGATCGGGCTAGACGCCCGCTGAGTCTGACCGAAGCCGGCCACTACCTCTGCACGGAGGCGCGTCAGATACTGGGTTCGTTGGAACAGGTGTCCCTGACGGCGCAAGAAATTGGTGTCGGCCGGCGCGGATGGCTCAGCATCGGCTTCACGCGTTCGGCGATGTACAGCATCCTGCCGCCCGCGCTCAAGGCGTTTCACAACGCCTTCCCGCAGGTTGAACTCAAGCTCTTCGAACTGCTCACCGAGGAGCAAACCGATGCGTTGCGCGACATGCGCATTCACATCGGCATCGGGCGGCAGCCGCTGGCGATTGATGGCTGCACGTCCTATCCGTTGCTGCGCGAGCGCGTCATGGTCGCGCTCGATCCGGGCCATCCGCTCGCCGCGCACAAAACCGTGCGAATTGCCGATCTCGCCGATACGCCCTTGATTCTGTATCCGAAGCACCAGAATGCACAGTTCAAACGCTCGGTGCAAACGCTCTATCGCGATGCGGGCGTGACTCCGGTTGTCGCTCACCAGGCCTATGAAATTCAGACCGCGATTGCACTCGTGGCAGCGGGCCTGGGCGTGACGTTCATCGGCGAATCGGTTGCAAGGCATGGACGCACGGACGTCGTGTTCCGCCACCTCGCCGGTCCCGGTTCGTCATACAGATCAACGCTCGCGGCCACTTTTCGCACCGACGACGCTTCGCCTCATCTGCGTGCTTTCCTCGATTGCCTCCCCGCCCCGCTTGCTGACGCAGCACTATAAGTAAAAACCTATACAAGAATAAGCAAGCGGTCTTGGACTCTCCGTCCGAGCGTTCTTATCATGGGCCTCATGCTTCAGCCACCGCCCGTTCATGAGCGAATCAGCGCATGCAGGCACGAGCGGCGGCTGCTGAAGTTCGGCCGTCAAACGCGCGGCCAACGGGACACTGCCGGCGTTCGATCCGGCAGGCCGACCATAAGGACGCAGCCACGGCTCACGAAGCCGTCGCCGCAAGGTAGGAGACAGCATGACCTCATTCGACGAAGCCGCAACCATGCGCAAAGTGTACGGGCGATTAATGCCTCTGCTCTTCGCGATGATGTTCTTCAACTATCTGGACCGGATCAATATCGGTTTCGCCGCGCTGGACATGAACAAGCAGTTGGGTTTCAGTCCGGCGGTGTTTGGTTTCGCGGGCAGCATCTTCTTCTTCGGCTACATGTTGCTGGAAGTACCGAGCAACCTGTTGCTGCATCGGGTCGGCGCGCGCCGCTGGATCGCGCGCATTCTGCTGACGTGGGGCGCGGTCGCGGCAGCCACCGCCTTCGTCTTCAACGATTCGAGCTTCTATGTCCTGCGCTTTCTGCTGGGCGTGATGGAAGCAGGCTTTTTGCCGGGCGTGGCGGTCTATCTGACCAAATGGTTTCCGGAGCGTTACCGGGCGCGCGCGGTGGGCGGCTACATCATCGCCGGTTCGTTCTCGGCGGTGCTGGGCGGTCCGATCTCGACGACCTTGATGACCTACGCCAACGGCGTGCTCGGCTTGCAGGGATGGCAATGGATGTTCATTCTCGAAGGCATCCCGGCGATGGCGCTCGGTTTGCTGACGCTGCGCATCATGACCGAGCGTCCGGCCGACGCCAACTGGCTCTCCGACGACGAAAAGCGCTGGCTCGAATCGACCCTCGCGGCCGAACGCGAAGCCGTGGGCGGCAGCACGCATTTTCCGCTGCTGCGCGTGGCGAGCGACATCCGCGTATGGAGTCTCGCATGTCTGTTCGGCTGCGCATTGGTCGGCGTTTATGGCCTGTTCCTGTGGCTGCCGCAGATCGTCAAGAGTCTCGGCCATCTGAGCAATATCGAGGTCGGTTTTCTGTCCGCCGCACCGCCGCTGCTGGGCGTATTGGGCACCTTCCTGATCAGCCGCAGTTCCGACCGCACCGGCGACCGCAAGAAGCATCTCGCGTTCGTGTACGGCATGAGCGCGCTGGCGATTGCCGGCAGCGCGTACGCACCGAACCCCGTGATCGCCTATGCGCTGCTGTGTCTGACCGGTTTGTTCATCTACGCTGGCAACCCGCTGTTCTGGAGTCTCGCGTCGTCGTTCAGAACCGGTGCAGCAGGCGCCGCGACGATTGCGCTGATCAACACCATCGCGCAGTTCGGCGGCCTGGTCGGCCCTTGGAGCATCGGACTCGTGCGCAATGCGACCGGCAACTTCAAGCTAGCCTTGCTGACCATCGCGGCGTTTCTGGTAGTCGCGACGATCATCGCACTCGTGATGCGCGTCACGCCGGCTGCAGATAAAACGAGCTCGCTCGCGGCCGGCGACCCCGCCCCACGCGCCTGAGAACCCTGCCTGAAGGATTAGCGGATGCACAGCGCGAACAGATAAGCGCGCGCCAGCACAGGTCATCACTCACAAGGACACCCAACGGGTTTTTCACACCATGATCATCGATTGCCACGGTCACTACACCACCTCTCCGCCGCAGCACGAGGCCTGGCGCGCGCAGCAGATCGCCGCGCTGAAAGACGGCGGCTCGCCGCCACCCCGCCCCCTCATTACCGACGACGAAATTCGCGAGAGCATCGAAACCGGCCAGATTCGTATCCAGCGCGAACGCGGCACCGACCTCACGATTTTTTCACCGCGCGCCGCCGGCATGGGCCATCACCTCGCCACGGCCGATGCCAATGCAGTCTGGTCGAGCGAATCCAACGACCTCATCCATCGTGTGGTTTCGCTGTTTCCGCGCAACTTCGTCGGCGTATGTCAGTTGCCGCAAGCGCCGGGCGTGGCCCCGGCCAATTGCATCGCCGAATTGCGGCGCTGCGTAGACGAGCTGGGGTTCATCGGCTGCAATCTGAATCCGGACCCGTCCGGCGGCCACTGGTCGGGGCTGCCGCTCACGGACCGCTCGTGGTATCCGCTCTATGAAGCGATGGTGGAACTCGACGTGCCGGCGATGATTCACGTGTCGTCGTCGTGCAATCCGAATTTTCATGCAACCGGCGCGCATTACATCAACGGCGACACGTCCGCTTTCATGCAATTGCTGCAGGGCGACCTGTTCGCCGACTTCCCGACCCTGCGCTTCATCATTCCGCACGGCGGCGGCGCAGTGCCCTATCACTGGGGACGCTATCGCGGGCTCGCGCAGGACATGAAGCGGCCGCTGCTCAGCGAGTACCTGATGAAGAACGTGTTCTTCGATACCTGCGTGTACCACCAGCCCGGTGCAGAACTGCTCGCCAAGGTCATTCCGGTCGAGAACATCCTGTTCGCGTCGGAAACCATCGGCGCAGTTCAGGGTATCGATCCGGAAACCGGCCACTACTACGACGACACGCGGCGCTACATCGACGCCATCGAATGGCTTAGCGCCGCGGATCGTCAGCGTATCTACGAAGACAACGCCCGCGCGGTGTACCCGCGGCTGTCACATCAACTTGAGCAACAATTCGCCACGCAAGGGGCAACGGTATGAATCTCACTACGAATCCCATCGGATGGCGCGAACACGAATCCGCGCCTCAGGCAAACACGGCAACGCTCGATGCGTTACGTGAACTGGCGGTTTCGCTACTCAGCGACAACATGGCGCGCGCAAGCGGCATGGTCGGCTTACGGCCGTATCATCAGCCGAAGCCGATGGCCGGCACCGCGGTCACTGTCCATACCCGCCCCGGCGACAACCTCGCAATCCATCGCGCTTTCGACTTTTGCCGGCCCGGCGATGTGCTCGTGATCGACGGCGCGGGAGAGCTCACGCAAGCGTTGATGGGCGAGATCATGGCCAGCTTCGCGGAGAGCCTGGGCGTGCAGGGCCTCGTGATCGACGGTGCGATCCGCGATGTCGGCGCGCTACGTCAGCGCGATTTCCCGGTGTACGCGCGCGGCGTGACGCACCGCGGGCCTTACAAGAACGGGCCAGGCGAGATCAACGTGCCGGTCACGGTTGGCGGGATGGTGGTTCATCCGGGGGATATCATCGTTGGCGATGAAGACGGTTTGCTCGCGATCTCACCCGCTGACGTGGAAGCGGTGATCGAAGGTGCACGGCGGCAGCATACGAAAGAAACGGCGGCGTTGAAGTCGATCGCCAATGGGAGTTTCGACCGTTCGTGGGTCGTTCCCCATCGCGACCGGATGATGAACAACTGACTTCCCGCGCGGCGCCAGAGCGTGCATGATGTTGCTGGTTTGCCGCGTACCGTGAGTCGCGGCGAGCCAGCCAACATCGTCTCAACCCTGCAGGAATCGTGTGCCTCATGGCGGAATATCTGAACGCTGCAACGCTCCTTGAACTCGCGCAACATGCGGAACAGCGCGCTGCCGCGCCATGCATGTGTACCAGAACACCGCTGGAGGGCTGGCAATCGCAGCCGCTTTCGCTCGACGAAACGCAGTTCAAGGAAATCGGCACGCTTGCACCGGATGACGATCCGGAACCTACCTTCAGCGAGTACCTGCCGGGCAAAACGAACTACTGGTCTGCCGACGCGCCCATCGCGCCGCGTTACTTCCCGTACAACCGCTGTGCCGTCTGGCAATGCTCGTTGTGCAGCCGTGTTTATCTGCGATACACGGAAGGGGGTGGCTACTTCGTCGACCGGAGGATTCGCGCTGTACAGTCGGCGCTGATCGAGGACGTTCCGCTTCCTGAGTGACGCAACGTGCGGACCTAATGTCCAGGTTTCAGCGCCGCATACGTCCCCGGTGTGAACCCATATGCCCGCTTGAAAAGCCGGTTGAGATGGCTTTGATCGTAAAAGCCGACGGCCGCGGCGGCAGCCCAAACTCTTTGCAGAAGGCACGCGTGAGGTAATAGCGGCTCAGCCCCACCAGTTCCGCCAGTTCGTCGACCGGGATATCGCGCGCATAGTTGGCGGCAACGTACTCACGCACTTGCGCCATCTTGCGGGCTTCGCGCCGGCCATCGCCGAGTTCGTGCTGCGATTGCCCATATCGTCCGACCAGCATCCCCATCGCCGCCCACCAGTTCGCCTGCCGCTCCATCAGCGAGACCGAGCCGTGTTCGTCGAGGCTCGCATGCGCCTTGACCAGCAGACCGGCAAGGTGGGCATCCTGATAGAGCCCCGGCGGGATCAGAAGCGGCTTGTCGGGACGCGAGTCGGGCGAAAACACGGCGCCCAGCGCACCCACGCCCTCCATGTCGAGATAGATGGCGCGGTAATTCCATTCGCGGCCCTCCCACACCTCGCCGCTGTGATACTCGCCGGGTCCGAACACGAGCACGCTGCCAGGTCCGGCGACGTCGCTGCCGGTGCGCGTATGGCACTGCCCCGCGCCGGTTTCCGTCATGACAATGACGAGTTCGTCGTGCAGATGCCGGTCGAACTTGTGCTCGCCGTAGCGTGCGGTCGCGAGACAGGCGCCGTCGAGCGCGCCGTCTCGCCAGCACACCACCTCCGGCTCGCTTTTATCCGATGTGTCCATGGGTCGCTCTCCCGGGATGTCCTTCAAGCCAGCTCGATTCTGACCCGACGATTGCGGCGTCCCTTGTTCTCGATCTTCACGATGCGGATCGGCCTCGATTGCGCCGTATTGGTCAAATGCGTGCCGCCGCACGCCTGCCGGTCCAGCTCGCCGATTTCAACGATCCGCACGGTGCCGTCGGAGGTCGGCCGCGGCGCCACCGAGAGACTGCGGATCAGGCCCTGCGTCGACTTCGCTTCCGTTTCGCTGACGTAGTAGGTCCGCACATCCATCGCGCTGCGAATCACTTCGTTGACCGGCTCCTCCAGCAGACGCAGCGCGTCGTTATCCGCTTCGGGCAGATCGAAGTCCATGCGGGCAGTGCCGTCGGCGTTGATCTGCGCGCCGGTCACGAGCGCGCCGGCAAAGCGCTGATACACGAGGGCGTTGAGAATATGCGTGCCCGTGTGAAGCTGGGCGACGGCGGCACGCCGGGCTGCGTCGACGGCCACGTGGACGTCGCCGTTCAGTTCGAGCGGCTCATCGAGCAGATGCCAGAGCATGCCGCCTTCCGGCGCGACGCCAGTAATGCGGACGGCGCCGTGCGCGTGCGTCAGCGTCGCCGCGTCCGATACCTGGCCTCCGCCGCCCGGGTGCAAGGCCGAGCGACCCAGCACGACTGCGCCTGGCCGCGAGGCGATCACGCTCGTTTCGAACTCGAGTAAGTCCGGCTGCTCATGGCAAAGATAGTGCGGCACCTTGATGTCCTCGCAGGAAATGAAGTGACTGATTACGCCTAGCATACTCAGTCTCACGGGAGGTCGTCTTGGTTAAAAATGCCCTGTGTAATTGGGAACGGACCGAGGCCGCCCGTCTTCGTTGGATCGGACAAATTGATGCCGATCCCTCGTGAGGACGCCAATCGCCGCGTGTCCCGGCGACTTCAGGGGGGCTGCTTACCCCCGTTTCAACATCCGTAAATTGACCGGTCTGCTCTGGTTCAGGTAGGCGAGCAACGCACGCGCTTCGCGCAAGTCCTTCGTCTCGAAGCCTTCCGAAAACTGGCTGTAGACCGACGACAGTACCGCGCCCGCTTCCGCGACGGCGCCTGTCGACA
This genomic interval carries:
- a CDS encoding Acyl-CoA dehydrogenase, translating into MQSLQTSSLSTYAYEPRAIDHAEPYPEYAGPITLDALIGEIERRRDEFDQVSHVPRDMVAKMKRAGIFRASTPQRFGGDALPPPQFLRILERIATADGSTAWVAAFGSANTYLAALPIETQQHIYATGPDQVFSGGLYPLQPATRVSGGFTVSGQWRFASGCKGADWIGVGIGGTAANSGEAGAGKPFTAVFPAHEVEIVENWNVVGMQGTGSHDLRLHDKFVDAQWTFVRGGQPLIDEPLYRYPAVAYQAQVHAAVNIGLARAALDLLTGMSGSTKTTTGAPRLADRGYYRSGLAKAEANWRSARAFFYESAATAWQTIIAGDPVTQEQANLLRLSATHAAQICAEVVMQAYHMAGIAAIYRENRLQRLVRDSIVVTQHAFLGEGTYDASGALFAGVPPVTPYP
- a CDS encoding 4-hydroxyphenylacetate 3-monooxygenase reductase component; this translates as MTIEDTRRRFRDAMACLPAAVNVITTDGPGGRCGITASAVCSVTDAPPTMLVCINQASYVHDVLHRNRNVCINVLAAEYQDLARDFAGMTAGSMDERFGRHAWASGQASVPVLADAIASLEGEIVDIKTVGSHSVMFAQIRHIALRSDGDGLIYFGRQFHRLTRPAAVTPSAHAHTGS
- a CDS encoding transcriptional regulator, LysR family, which produces MTKSHPGITDLNLLRVFLAISDLRSLTAAGERLGLTQPAVSHALRRLRVLFDDPLFVRTPTGMVPTNAALRLHGPLTQAFGIINVAVQQLAKFDPATAQRVFHVSMSDMSEFYFLPPLLAMLDQNARGIRIEIANVPVDSVSAAMRSGKIDLALGYVPGLDPGCVSKTLFVDEHVCVVRAGHPLRKQKPTKEDLAGLRYVYASTNATGHRMVEQWLEELNLRRDIVLRLPHFVVAPEIVQHTDLAVIFPRSIAQRFNRNKAFRILPLPFSLPPIEIQVHSHSQFSADPGIAWLLDVIYTLFHQPSAGTETRRI
- a CDS encoding DNA-binding transcriptional regulator, LysR family, giving the protein MNLRALQCFVILAEELNFSRAAERLHIAQPALSQQIRSLEERLGTQLVDRARRPLSLTEAGHYLCTEARQILGSLEQVSLTAQEIGVGRRGWLSIGFTRSAMYSILPPALKAFHNAFPQVELKLFELLTEEQTDALRDMRIHIGIGRQPLAIDGCTSYPLLRERVMVALDPGHPLAAHKTVRIADLADTPLILYPKHQNAQFKRSVQTLYRDAGVTPVVAHQAYEIQTAIALVAAGLGVTFIGESVARHGRTDVVFRHLAGPGSSYRSTLAATFRTDDASPHLRAFLDCLPAPLADAAL
- a CDS encoding Sugar phosphate permease, whose translation is MTSFDEAATMRKVYGRLMPLLFAMMFFNYLDRINIGFAALDMNKQLGFSPAVFGFAGSIFFFGYMLLEVPSNLLLHRVGARRWIARILLTWGAVAAATAFVFNDSSFYVLRFLLGVMEAGFLPGVAVYLTKWFPERYRARAVGGYIIAGSFSAVLGGPISTTLMTYANGVLGLQGWQWMFILEGIPAMALGLLTLRIMTERPADANWLSDDEKRWLESTLAAEREAVGGSTHFPLLRVASDIRVWSLACLFGCALVGVYGLFLWLPQIVKSLGHLSNIEVGFLSAAPPLLGVLGTFLISRSSDRTGDRKKHLAFVYGMSALAIAGSAYAPNPVIAYALLCLTGLFIYAGNPLFWSLASSFRTGAAGAATIALINTIAQFGGLVGPWSIGLVRNATGNFKLALLTIAAFLVVATIIALVMRVTPAADKTSSLAAGDPAPRA
- a CDS encoding 4-oxalomesaconate hydratase; the protein is MIIDCHGHYTTSPPQHEAWRAQQIAALKDGGSPPPRPLITDDEIRESIETGQIRIQRERGTDLTIFSPRAAGMGHHLATADANAVWSSESNDLIHRVVSLFPRNFVGVCQLPQAPGVAPANCIAELRRCVDELGFIGCNLNPDPSGGHWSGLPLTDRSWYPLYEAMVELDVPAMIHVSSSCNPNFHATGAHYINGDTSAFMQLLQGDLFADFPTLRFIIPHGGGAVPYHWGRYRGLAQDMKRPLLSEYLMKNVFFDTCVYHQPGAELLAKVIPVENILFASETIGAVQGIDPETGHYYDDTRRYIDAIEWLSAADRQRIYEDNARAVYPRLSHQLEQQFATQGATV
- a CDS encoding RraA famliy; the protein is MNLTTNPIGWREHESAPQANTATLDALRELAVSLLSDNMARASGMVGLRPYHQPKPMAGTAVTVHTRPGDNLAIHRAFDFCRPGDVLVIDGAGELTQALMGEIMASFAESLGVQGLVIDGAIRDVGALRQRDFPVYARGVTHRGPYKNGPGEINVPVTVGGMVVHPGDIIVGDEDGLLAISPADVEAVIEGARRQHTKETAALKSIANGSFDRSWVVPHRDRMMNN
- a CDS encoding AraC-like ligand binding domain-containing protein, translating into MDTSDKSEPEVVCWRDGALDGACLATARYGEHKFDRHLHDELVIVMTETGAGQCHTRTGSDVAGPGSVLVFGPGEYHSGEVWEGREWNYRAIYLDMEGVGALGAVFSPDSRPDKPLLIPPGLYQDAHLAGLLVKAHASLDEHGSVSLMERQANWWAAMGMLVGRYGQSQHELGDGRREARKMAQVREYVAANYARDIPVDELAELVGLSRYYLTRAFCKEFGLPPRPSAFTIKAISTGFSSGHMGSHRGRMRR
- a CDS encoding Ala-tRNA(Pro) hydrolase, translated to MLGVISHFISCEDIKVPHYLCHEQPDLLEFETSVIASRPGAVVLGRSALHPGGGGQVSDAATLTHAHGAVRITGVAPEGGMLWHLLDEPLELNGDVHVAVDAARRAAVAQLHTGTHILNALVYQRFAGALVTGAQINADGTARMDFDLPEADNDALRLLEEPVNEVIRSAMDVRTYYVSETEAKSTQGLIRSLSVAPRPTSDGTVRIVEIGELDRQACGGTHLTNTAQSRPIRIVKIENKGRRNRRVRIELA